TGCTAAAGGTTTCATCATGGCTGTGAAGTGTAGTTGttgagcaaaaagaaaaaaaatgtgcAGCTCATCATGCAATAATCATTCTATTCTATCTATATCTATGTTTTTCTTCTGTTATTTTGTGTAGAAAATTTCGTAGGGGCAATAGCATATGGAGATCCTGCTCTTGGATTTAGCCCTGTTCCTTTGACACAAGCTAATTTGAAATTGTAAAAACCATATGACATACCATTGGAGTATTGGACCAAAGGTATAGCTATGAACATGGAATCCATCGATTATGCTCTATGCCAACGACAAGCCTCGTGAACCAACCATCCGCATTCAACCTCGCACGGAAATTCGTATCttagtataattaattattttcaatatatcaaaattatacTCTTCTTGTATTTTTCCTTGTGTCGCAAGTAaactttaatttaatatttcaGGGGCTTGACTACAACTCAGGGGTGTGGCAATTTGAAGGATATGGTTTTGTACCAAATGGAACATCTGGTGCTACAATGGCACAGATTCATGGTGCTGCACATGGTGCTACCACACTTATACTAAGAATATATAATTATGGAGAAATGAGATACTACAGCAGAGATTTAGTGGCTGAAAATCTTTATGACAAGTGGTTCAGACTCAATATCATTCATGATGTTGATGGTGGAACCGTTTCAATATTCATTGATGGAAAGAAAAAGTTTCATACATGGAATCAAGATGAAGAAAGATCAAAATTTATAGATTATAATAATTTTGTTCATTCAATAATAATCCATTGTTATTAGTATTCTCTGTTTAGTTGATCCAAGATCCAAAATTAAGTTGGTTTGCTCTCCAACCCAAATTTAATCAAATTGGTTGACCATATTCTATTTCTAATTAATATGTTTAATCGATGCTAAATTATTGGATTATATTATTGATTGAAATGTTAGCTGCTAACTTATTAGTTAACTAACTAGTACTTCTCAATAAATAATAACACTTAATATTCGGCACATCTAATGTGTACAAAACGAATGATGAATATTCTAGGATCCGAACTTGAATATTATTCAGAGCACTTCATGGTGGTTGGTCACGTTTGCAGGCCAAAACCTCCATTCACTCTACGACATATGAATCAAGATTTGTAAGGCTTGTATGTTTGCTATCAAAATTTTGAGAGATATGGTCATTAGAACCTTTATGTGATAATGTATCACATAGggggagaaagaagaagcacCCGAACCTAACTTATAAAAGAAGATTTGCAGCAGAGTTTAATAGAGATTACTTTCTTCATTTATCCTAATTTGGAGTGGCAGAGAGTTggggaagaggagaagaaagcAATATGCATCCAAGAGAAAATAAGTTACCTTTGGCCTTTGCCTTAGCCTAAGATGGGTTGATTTTGGTGATTAGACCTCAACCTTTTTGTTTaacccttctctttctttcttctttggtGAATACTTAGAAtgaaactctctctctctctcttttctgaGTTTTGATCgaaattgaaaaaaaagtaaACGTTGCTTTGAAGGCCTGAGTGAACTTCCATTCGGGCTTGGGTTGGCTTTCATCCTGATCAGCCCAAGTGAATTCCTTGCTTTATTTTCTTTGGGCTTTCTTTGTTTTCGACAGCCCACCAGTGTTGGTTTTATTTTCCATCCTATTAGGCTGTTGCTTTGTTTTTCTTTGACCTGCAATGTTTaatcaaattcaattaaaaacTAATTGGATGTTTAACACACTAAacataatgtttgtcatcatcaaATTAAGGAAAAGTATGTGGAACCAAAATGGGATCAgccaaaaaataaacaaaatcacattaatcttaattaatttaattttatttaattttcaatttttgttattaattgcCGTGTTCAATGAAATCACTCCTTGactaatatattttaaaaacccaaaaatcACTCCTGGGATTACGGAACACCTCATTAAGCCCGATTCAAAATTCAGCTTCCTTTTGGTCAAACCCGAATCATGTATCTGCTAGTCAAATGTTTAGAAAGCTTACAGTTGAGAGAAGCATACATGAGGCTTATGTGGAAGCGATTAGGAGCGCCAATAAGTTCATATATATTGAGAACCAATATTTCATTGGAGGGTGCCAGTTGTGGGAGAAAGATAGTTATAGTGGCTGTAGAAATCTGATTCCAGTTGAGATTGCACTCAAGGTGGTTAGTAAGATCAAAGCAAAAGAGAGGTTTGCAGTGTACATAACAATACCAATGTGGCCAGAAGGTGTTCCTGAAAGTGAACCAGTTTAAGATATACTACATTGGACCAGAGAAACAATGCAATGATGTATGGATTAATTGGAGAAGCAatacaagaaatataaaaaaacattcatttaatatgaaaaaaaacatCCCAATTgttaacaaaagaaatatccaattatattttagtaaaatttaaaaataaatatgaaattcttaaagaaatagaGACATTTACATttgtaatacaaaaaaatttaaaaaatatataaaagaacatctgtttagtatgaaaaagaaacattctgatacttagcagaagaaacatccatatatattaactcGTAGAGATTTTGGATTCACTCAAAAAATATTTGGCTGATTTTTGGCTAATACCCTTTTGGTTCCCTAGcattattcaaattaatttagttaatttcttaactcaacaaccGATTCTAGCCTCTTTCTCTCCTTTATCCCCTCTTCATCTTCTATCTCAAGGATGACAAATCTAGACTGGTTGACCTTCCTAGTTTCTTTTCCATTGTTACGACTTGTGCTGGCTCCCTCTTTGTTTCCCTCTTTCTTTCCCCTTTTTTATCGTTGAATCAACATCCATGGGCCAAAGTTGTTATCTTGTTGTTCCATCACATCCTTTCCCTTTGGATTATCCTTTTTTGCATTCCCAAACCCTTTCAGTCTTCCTTCCTCTTGTTCCTTCATGTTTTCTTGTTGTCTCTCAACTTCATTTTCTTGATGGTTGTTTTGTTTTGCCTCTTCCTCTTTTTTCCGTTTCCAAATAACACAATCTTTTTGTTCATGATCAATTTTTTCACATGAGAAGTAAATTTGGTGTATTTCTTCATACTCTATTTGATacattttttcatttatcaTGTACTTTTCCAGCAGAAGTTTAGTCAGGTCAACTTCCACATACAATCTAGCAAATTTACCTCTACATAACTGTTGTGTATTGTGGTCCACTTTGCAGGTTTTTCCTACTAAATCACCAATTTTTCTGAGGATTCTTTCATTGTACAATTCTATGGGTAAGCCTGGTAATCTCACCCATGCTGTAATTTTGTCAATGATGGTCAAGAGCGGATTGAAGTTCGGTTCCCACAACCTCACTGCTAGGCAATGGTCGTATATCTTCCAAGGGCCTACTAAGAGTGCATAATCCATGTCATCCTGAGCATAGAATTTTACAAGATAAAATTCATTACCAAAGTCTATGACATCTATACCTACATAACTTTCCCACATGGTTTCAATCCTCTTTTTCATAGTAGCATAGCCAATTTTTCTTCCCATTAGTTTGACAATAAGAGATCTCCACCAAGGCTTCAATAGTTCATTTCTGGTGTTCTCGCTGATGATGATGTTGTACAGCCCATCTCCCATGTCCTCCACTATGATTTCATTTTTCTCAGATCTTTTAGATTGCTCATTATTTCTATCTTCATTCGCTGTTTCAGGGATATCTTCTTGATCGCTTTGCATCTCCTCATCTCTAGATTCAGAGTCGAGAATCGTCCTCAAGCGAGTCGTCCTCCAAATCTGATATCTTCCCTGTAACCATGTCGGCGTAAGATCTTTCTCCAGATTGACCTTCTTTGTGATGCATCCAATCTTCATCGCGAGGGACAAGAACCGACGATTCCGTAAATCCTGCTTCTCctttttttaccttttttatGCTTCTCTGGAGAAGATCTTGTTCTTGTTCGGACTGGTTGTCTTTGTCCGGAGCTCTTGCCGGCCTCCCGTCGCCGGACATGGTGGCTGAAAACGGTTAAGGCTTGAAAGATCGCACTAGTATGGAGAGAAAAGTCTAACGGCTAGTTTTTTGTTCATATGTTTATATTCATCAATGTTAGTATGTTATCGTAATTACATATTTATTACACCTATAGTTGCACAATTATTTTTCAGCctagaaaagaaagaattaaAAACATGAATAGATTTAAAAATAATGTTATACATCCAAATCTTTTTGTTAACCAAGATCAACCAAATTAGTCTAACTTAACGAAAATAAGTTACAGCTTGCAATTCCAAGTCTTATCATTTAACTTGGTTGGACATAATTCATAAAAAGACTTGGATATATAACATtactctaaatttaaatttaaagtcTTATGAAAGCAAAAAtacagaaataaaataaaaagaaaatatccaTCAAATTTAGGTGAAACTTGTCGAAAATTCATATCATTCTGCTAGAACTATATTGACGCAGAGgcaattttcaaaatctgatGTATAATATACCCTTCTCGTTAAGAGTTTTATTTGAAgacatcaacaacaacaaaatcaataaaagaaggAAACAGAAGCAGGATTAGCAAAGGAAGCACATGAAATTCAGCTGATACTTGCTCTTAGTCACTACTTACTTCCGAGAAAGAGCCTTCCTCCATTGAAGCATCAAAGGTCAGATCACCATTACTTATACAACCTGAGAATATGGTGAAAACTCAAGGAGAGttaacttcatgtgaagttgataattgagagctattgactgatttgactaaatttttatctaacagcTCTCAGTGTAAAGTTGATTCTACTTGAAAATATATCGGACAAACAAGTAGTGGATAATAAAGTATAGTGAGCAGCATTGGTGGTTGTAATATCAGCTTGTTCCTACAATGAGAGAGCATTCTCAAGCAATACCTCAACTTCGCCCATTGTAGGTCGCTCATCTCTCTGCATGACACTAGTGAATACCTGGCAACATTCTGGTGCAATCTTTCTTTTCAGAATTGGATCCATTATCTCCTCAAGAGTTTGCCCTTCATTATGGCCTACCACGTCTAGTAGAACCATGCCAAAGGAAAAAACATCACATTTATCAGAAACAATACCATTCCAGACATACTCCGGAGCCAATCTGAGACACTAGACAGATAGATGAGATTAATGATGATTTCTATTCTGATCTATTGGGACTCTTACACTTTCACAGATGTAATATATCTGCAATTTTTGCTTTGTGAAATCAGTGATAGAAATAGCGGGGGAAATATACAGATACTTATCAAATAATCACTAGTTTGGTTCTGTACCCACCTACTCTGCTGCTTCGCTTCTTATGTTTTCATTATAATTGCATCTCTTTTTCTTAGCTTAACGCGTTCCACCAAGTCAACAAATGGAAATGGAAATGGAATTTGCCTGGAACGTATGCTTTCTTATATTTACATTTTAAGGTCTTTTCTGCTGCTATCAAATCCTCATGGTTAAAGAATTAAAGTCAAAATGACCATACCATTTGGTAACATAAACAGCCTGTCAATGCAGAAGTCAAGAGAAAATTAGTGGGACAAAATGGTATTTTTGGAGTACCTGTTGCTATTAGAAACAAAATTAGATGCTTGCAATCTGAAACACTATATTATATTCATGTGAAATTTTACTTGATTAGATTGCAATGAAATTAGCATTGGTTCTGCATCCAGGATAACAATACCTTTAACAATGAGCCCACCATTTTTGTAATCATAAATTGATAATTGTGTTGTATGTATTTGAGAAGGGAATGGATTCATTCTGgttctctcaatttttttcgTTAATTCTTTTGTAAAATATGATCTCTAACAgtaatcatatattttcaagtAGGACAaccaaatattaaaaaaatattaaataataaaaaattatcattgaaaaaataattaaaaaattgaaaaaatttatttctatttaaaaattattattaaaaattttctaataacTTAACAAAAAGATGGAaccaaataaataattttgataattataaaaatactttttttaatcctaatttctctCCACATTTACTCTTGTTTAGGTTAAAAACACTTTTTTAATCCTAAATTCCTCTAGTAGCTCGTCTTTCAAGTATATTTTTTTCTCCCatcatatttaattttagagttttgttttttaactttttatggTTAATTATGAGCTTTTTTTAATGGACAAAATAAAGAACTAAATGTTTAACtatctttaaattaaaataataaaatttacgtataataaaaattacaaatttaataataataatttttttattttattattttaccaatttttttactatatatTCTCTCAAGATTTTCTCCTTTAGCATCAAAGCAAAAATACTTTTTAAGACTCAATTTTATTTAGTAGCATATTTTTtaagtactttttttttttctgtttagattaattttagagcattatttttttattgtttatagTCAATTatgagttttattttaattctaaaattttttcttttcctattTCCATCacaattgtaattttttttagttatatgtAATTGCAATAAGAATGTCTTGTCTTTGTATAATTATGAATATAGTTTAGAagtttttaagaataaaaaatcatacaagttttattttttaaatatgtctTTTATGttacttaattaaaaaattattttttaaccaaataaaattaaaaatacttttaatatttaaaaaaaataaatataaaagtaatttacataaataaaataagtagaAAAAAATGTTACGCAAATATAATATTCTAaaaaatgcaacaaaatttttaaactataaaaaatCAGATGCAAATACAACAAAACTAATTACATGTAACTCACGACACCTTAACTCGGTTTTCGATTACACGTAATCCGCTAGATTTTATGGCGGATTATTTTCAGAAGCTACAAATACATAAATCGCTACATCCTGTAGCGGTTTATGAACAGATAAGCCCAAAGCGTATTCTGCGGGACCCTATAACGAATTATGAAGGAGTTGGTGTACTATATAAATCGCGATACCCTACAGTGTGCACTGGAGTACGTGTATTCAGGTTCCGTGTTAGAGTGTCCGAATTGcgtctaattttttaaaatgttgtATTTATGTAATACTTTCTCTCATCcgttttatttatgtaatttgctctaaataagatctaaatgttaaataactttttaaaaaaataaaaaaatacttcttGCGTTCCCTGGGTCCTCTGTTTTCACTTCTCAACGCAATgcatttcatttcaatttccaAGCATGGATAAGAAGAAGCGGAAGCACAAAGGGAACAAACCAAAACAGCAATCGaccatgaagaagaagcaacaGCAGAATGAGAATCACAAGAGCAAGAGCATTCACGACATTCTCCCTCTTGAGCTGATTCACAGAATCCTACTTAGGGTTCCTGTCAAAGATCTCGGTCGCCTCAAGTGCGTTTCGAAGCTTTGGAACACTCTCATTTCCGATCCCGATTTTGCAAAATCGCATCTTCACCTCTCTGCCGCACCCACCCATGTATGCCTCTTCATATATGACTACTCCAATGCCTTTTCCGTTGACATTGAGGCAGTATTTCACCGCCACACTGCAGTAAAAGAGGTATCTCTCCCTTTCAAGATGAACACACCTTTTGATTTTAAAGTTATGTGCTCCTGCAGAGGGCTTGTTCTCTTACACCGTGCCCCGCATTTTTTAATCGTATGGAACCCACTAATTGGATCCAGCAAAAAAGTTTCCTACTCTCACATTGTTTCTCGTAGTCGTCGCAAGTACTTTATGTTTCCCGATATTGCGTGTTTGTATGGATTTGGTTATGATGCTTTACAAGATGACTACTTAGTTGTTGTAGCTTCTCAGGATAAGAATGACCAAGAGCACTTTGATTGCTTGTCTTTGAGAACCAATTCATGGACTAATCTTGATTTTGCACTCTCCAAACCCTTGGGTACTAGCAACTGGCAATCTCGTGGGTTCTTCTTGAATGGCGCTATTCATTGGGCGTCTTTTAGATTTTATAGTATTCTTATATTTGATTTGAAGGAAAGAagtttctcaatcatatctatGCCTGAACAAGTGATGGGTTATATCTTTGGCACTCATCTCGTCCTACTAGGAGGGTGCCTGGCCTTGTATTCTAATGATCCCAAAAAAACTAACATATGGGTGATGAAAGAATACAAAGTGCATTCATCTTGGACTTTCTATCAGATTCCTCGTGGAGATGTTGCGCCTCTATGCTTATCCAATGGTAGTGACATTGTTGCACAAGATTCGGTTCTGTTACCTATAGATCCCTACTTAAGGTTGGCCAAATATAATGTCAGAGGAGAGCTCCTCCAACACAGAATTTCTTACGATCATCATCTGGCACATGTTAAAGCTCGTCCGATATCTATGTCGTCCAGAACAAGCTACATTGTATACACAGAGAGTCTCGTGCCAGTCCCCAGTGAGATTAAGGATAaggataagaagaagaaaaatggtaTGTAACTATTCTTCTAAGGTTTGTACTATGTTATTCCTCATAGTCTTCATTGCTTtgtgattaattaaaaataccTAGCAAGATGCATTATAAATCAAGTTGCAATCAGATGCGGGTTTTGGCTGTTTGCATTTATCAATGCTTATGGAATAACTGATCACTGTCTTGCTTCCTGAAGCCTATTCTTGTGGTGAGGGGTTTTAAGTTATTTCTTTTTTCATGTCTAATCTgtgcttatttttttttataggcCGTCAGAATCAGAAGAATGATgtcaaacaagaaaagagaacTAGGAGCGAATGAGTCAACAGAGACACTTAATTATGTTGTAAATAAAGTGTTGGCAAGTTCTTCCGGAAGAAGCTACTagagaattttgttttattttgcttttgCATTAAAGTATGATTTCCCTTTCAACTATGAATGTAAAAAACTGGAACATTTGAATGAGCAGATAGAGTTTCCTCTAGTTATCCCTAAAATTTGGTATCGTTGCTAAACAGAGTATTAGATTTAAAATAAGAATCATGCTGTATTGCTGTTTAACCACATACTCTCACTGTCTCTGAATTTCGGAACGACGAGGACAGCGATTGTTTATCGATGAGGCAATAATCTACAAGATGCCATGTTATGCAAACttacaaaatcaataaataacAAATTATGATTTAAGCATCTGGTATTTTACAATATACCCCAGTTTGTTGAGGAATCAAGAGGCTTTCTTTACCTTTGTTGACTGAAGATTCTTCCAGAGCAATCTACATATCAGATATGCTTTTTTGAGTTAAgtaaaacagagtcaaaaatcACCTAACTCGGCATTTTaaaaaacttttgaaaattaattattcagtTTTTCTTACACTAAATTAACTAAATTTAAGTTTTTGCCCCTACAGAAACAGATTGAATTTAAATTATCCTCATTTTTAGTATAAAACATGATTGTTTTTTCAACAAtttataacatatatatatatatatataggtttaaaaattaatcaaattcatgatAACAAATTTGGAAATGATGGCTAAAATTCAAAAGAAGTAAATAGATTTATGTCTTTTAGTTCAgaattaaaattacaaaataaaatatataaatacagactataaaaactaatttaagtTGATTGAATGATTAATTCACTTGTCTTCTTaactaaatatctttttaaatcgtACAAGGTAAGTAGTAACGGCAAATTCTTATTATCTGCAATTCTTCATGTGCATTGAAGATCATATGAATCACAATGCCTCAATCTAACAATCACATATGCATTACATACACATGGCGGCACATGCAATATAATTGATAAAGGCTAATAATGCATGTTCTTGATTTGATCTGATCTATATGTTAAACCTATCCGTGAACGGAGGACTGTTTGGTTGGTTATAAATGGAAAGTTAGTTATGAAACTTAGTTTCAATGTAGTGTTACATGAACTTTACTACTACACTAGTTCCTATTTCATATGTATCCATGTACCACTATAAATAAGAATATGCTATAAATATGCCAAAATTCTAATTGTGTAAAATAGTATGATTTTGTCTTTTAGTTGAAACTATATATATAGGAGACATATGATGATGTATGATAGATATCATTGCTTTTTCCAAATTCCATTCATGTCGTCAAATACACTTGTAATTGAGAATAGAAAACCAGAGGGTGGTATACTAATTAAGAATTAAATGATTATATTGGAAGATACACATAAAACAGAAGCTACCAAATTAGTTTTCActttaatcaataaaataaaagtaaaatggTTCAACTTTAATCATATCAGAATCATGTAATGTTAGGCTTTTCCTTGATGCATTGTAGGTGCAAGAAAAGAATATATACTTTTCCCATGTATTAATACTAACTACACAATAGAAGTATCATTTCTTCTATTTCTGGTTTAAATATTCAATCTTATGCATGCCCTTGTAAGAAAATATTATAGCAGCAACAAATATGGAGCTTGAATTAGGACTCAAAATCACTAAAACAAGAGATGACATTACCTCCATCTCTCAGTATCAGTTAGCCAAGGATCGAACTGGACCGGTTTTCGAGTCTAGAGAAACAAACACCATGTTCATCCTCATTGCTCATCTTAAAGGTTAGTCCAAAAGATTTCATaatctttctttttgtttatttagttTCTTGCCATTTCATTCAGTATGTAATGTACTATTTGAATTGAGAAGCATCAATTAAAACACAGGTTATAAGAGGAATAATATTGACATAAAGATTAGTGAAGATGGTAGTAAGATATCAATTAGTGGAGAGAAGCCAATTCAGGAAATGATGATGATGGGGTGGGTAATGCTCAAGAAAGATGTTGAGATTACACAGTTCAATAAGGCCTTCAAAATTCCTGAAGGGGTGATTTTGGATCGGATCAAAGCGAAGTTTGATGAAGAGGAATCAATATTGAAGATTGTAATGCCGAAATCCTTGAAAGGGATTTGTGGGGCTAGGATTGAAGAGGTCAAGGAAGATGAATCTGATGGAGAGAGATCAGAATTAGAGAAAAGTGAAGCTGATCACATTTTCAATAGCACTGGGGAGACAAGTGAAAGGGGATTCAGAGAACCTGAAGTTCAAGAAATGGAGGACAGTGAAAGCGTTATGGAGAAGGAAGAAGTGTTATCCAAAAAGATAGAACATGAAGCAATGAAGGAATCAGATTCAGAGCAAAATGTAGGAGATCATATTCCACAGAGCATAGGAGATTCAAGTCGAGAATTTTCTGAAGAGTCTGCGGTTCAACAAATGAAAGAAGCTAATGTTGAAAAGATGCTTGATAAGGCCAATGGATTTTCTCAGGAGAAGCATGGAGAGAGGttagagaaagaatttgaagaactTAAGTCTGAAACTGAAGGTGTTGAGGAAGTTATTAGTATGGAAAGATTTGAAGAAACAAGAACATCAGAACTGGACAAAACTGAAAGTTTTGAAGAGACCATCAAGAAGGACATGAAAAGGCCTAAGAATGAAACTGTCGATGGTGATGATGAATGTGAACAGAGAACAGAGAAAGCTAACAGGAGTATTGAGGAAAATACCTTAAATGAGACCTCAAGAAAGGAAGATGAGGAGTCTGACAATAAAAGAAAGGTCAAAGATCGATCATATCTGCCGGACATTGTTGTCGAAGGAGTATTCGATGCAATGCAGGAAAAGGTTCCCAAGAAGGTGGCAGAGGCAATGGCCCTAGGAGAGAATGAAAAACCTGGATATGGTGGTGTAGTGAAATTGAAAGAAGAGGGATCTATAAGGATGAAGTTTGAAGCAAATAAGGTTGTTGAGGAAGACATAAGTAGGGACAGAAATGAACAAGTTAGAGTGCCAAAAATGAAGTCAAGGGATCTACCAAGTGTGAAAGAGAATACTCATGAAAGAGGACTACATGGAAGCGAAACACAAGAGCTTCCGGAGGGAGGGAAAACTAAACATTTCAAAGAAGAGGGTGCGAAAATTGAACAGTCTGTTAAGAAAGTGAATGGAGAGAAAAATGGAAAGATTGAAGCTGAAGCAAATGAAGGTTTAAGGAGAGACTTGACAAGGGATACATTTCAGCAAGAAATAGATGATCCTGATATTCAAACTAAGGAAAGTGAACAAATTCTACAAGAATCGACGGGTAAAGGAGGCTTTGAAGCAAGCATGGCCGAAATAAAAGATGCAGGAGAAGTAAAAGAAGAGCTGGTCAAGCAGAAGCGTGAGGCAAAGGTGGGGGAGACAGAAGATGCCGAAGATGGTGCGAAACTTGAGCCGCCTATGAAGAAGGTGAAAGGAGAGAAACATGAAAAGATACAAGATGAAACAACTATGAAAGGAACAAAAGAGCCTGAGATTCAAATTAAGGAAAAAGATCAACAATGTGTGCTGGAAATGAATAAGCGAATGCTTGAACTAAGCATGGcaacaattgaagaagcaaaGGAAGCAAAAGAA
The genomic region above belongs to Arachis stenosperma cultivar V10309 chromosome 5, arast.V10309.gnm1.PFL2, whole genome shotgun sequence and contains:
- the LOC130982263 gene encoding F-box protein CPR1-like isoform X1; this translates as MDKKKRKHKGNKPKQQSTMKKKQQQNENHKSKSIHDILPLELIHRILLRVPVKDLGRLKCVSKLWNTLISDPDFAKSHLHLSAAPTHVCLFIYDYSNAFSVDIEAVFHRHTAVKEVSLPFKMNTPFDFKVMCSCRGLVLLHRAPHFLIVWNPLIGSSKKVSYSHIVSRSRRKYFMFPDIACLYGFGYDALQDDYLVVVASQDKNDQEHFDCLSLRTNSWTNLDFALSKPLGTSNWQSRGFFLNGAIHWASFRFYSILIFDLKERSFSIISMPEQVMGYIFGTHLVLLGGCLALYSNDPKKTNIWVMKEYKVHSSWTFYQIPRGDVAPLCLSNGSDIVAQDSVLLPIDPYLRLAKYNVRGELLQHRISYDHHLAHVKARPISMSSRTSYIVYTESLVPVPSEIKDKDKKKKNGRQNQKNDVKQEKRTRSE
- the LOC130982261 gene encoding citrate-binding protein-like isoform X1, with amino-acid sequence MLYANDKPREPTIRIQPRTEIRILGLDYNSGVWQFEGYGFVPNGTSGATMAQIHGAAHGATTLILRIYNYGEMRYYSRDLVAENLYDKWFRLNIIHDVDGGTVSIFIDGKKKFHTWNQDEERSKFIDYNNFVHSIIIHCY
- the LOC130982262 gene encoding uncharacterized protein LOC130982262, which translates into the protein MKIGCITKKVNLEKDLTPTWLQGRYQIWRTTRLRTILDSESRDEEMQSDQEDIPETANEDRNNEQSKRSEKNEIIVEDMGDGLYNIIISENTRNELLKPWWRSLIVKLMGRKIGYATMKKRIETMWESYVGIDVIDFGNEFYLVKFYAQDDMDYALLVGPWKIYDHCLAVRLWEPNFNPLLTIIDKITAWVRLPGLPIELYNERILRKIGDLVGKTCKVDHNTQQLCRGKFARLYVEVDLTKLLLEKYMINEKMYQIEYEEIHQIYFSCEKIDHEQKDCVIWKRKKEEEAKQNNHQENEVERQQENMKEQEEGRLKGFGNAKKDNPKGKDVMEQQDNNFGPWMLIQR
- the LOC130982263 gene encoding F-box protein CPR1-like isoform X2, with the translated sequence MDKKKRKHKGNKPKQQSTMKKKQQQNENHKSKSIHDILPLELIHRILLRVPVKDLGRLKCVSKLWNTLISDPDFAKSHLHLSAAPTHVCLFIYDYSNAFSVDIEAVFHRHTAVKEDKNDQEHFDCLSLRTNSWTNLDFALSKPLGTSNWQSRGFFLNGAIHWASFRFYSILIFDLKERSFSIISMPEQVMGYIFGTHLVLLGGCLALYSNDPKKTNIWVMKEYKVHSSWTFYQIPRGDVAPLCLSNGSDIVAQDSVLLPIDPYLRLAKYNVRGELLQHRISYDHHLAHVKARPISMSSRTSYIVYTESLVPVPSEIKDKDKKKKNGRQNQKNDVKQEKRTRSE
- the LOC130982261 gene encoding citrate-binding protein-like isoform X2 encodes the protein MTYHWSIGPKGLDYNSGVWQFEGYGFVPNGTSGATMAQIHGAAHGATTLILRIYNYGEMRYYSRDLVAENLYDKWFRLNIIHDVDGGTVSIFIDGKKKFHTWNQDEERSKFIDYNNFVHSIIIHCY